One window of Deltaproteobacteria bacterium genomic DNA carries:
- the rfbD gene encoding dTDP-4-dehydrorhamnose reductase — protein sequence MERVLITGGRGLLGGEIAAAFRPRFEVRVTDLAECDVLDAAACLREIGRFRPRIVVHCAAYTAVDRAEGEPEAAFALNAEGTRNVAAASREAGAAVVSFGTDYVFDGTSALPYREEDPVRPLSVYGKSKLAAEEALREAAGEHLLVRTQWLYGPGGRNFIGTILEKARKGEALRVASDQTGCPTFTVDLARAVLALVDAGARGTVNFSNEGETTWYGLARFVLARALPGYTALSPAATRDLPYPAPRPAYAVLSKEKYRGITGETPRPWEAAVIEFLESKAGEVR from the coding sequence GTGGAGCGGGTGCTGATCACCGGCGGGCGCGGCCTGCTGGGAGGCGAGATCGCGGCGGCGTTCCGGCCCCGGTTCGAGGTGCGGGTCACCGACCTGGCGGAGTGCGACGTCCTGGACGCCGCGGCGTGCCTCCGGGAGATCGGGCGTTTCCGCCCCCGGATTGTGGTCCATTGCGCCGCGTACACGGCGGTCGACCGCGCGGAGGGCGAGCCGGAGGCCGCCTTCGCCCTCAACGCCGAAGGGACGCGGAACGTGGCGGCCGCTTCCCGGGAGGCGGGGGCGGCGGTGGTCTCGTTCGGGACCGACTACGTGTTCGACGGGACGTCCGCCCTCCCGTACCGCGAAGAGGACCCGGTCCGCCCGCTCTCGGTCTACGGGAAGAGCAAGCTGGCCGCCGAGGAGGCGCTGCGGGAGGCGGCTGGGGAGCACCTCCTCGTCCGCACCCAGTGGCTGTACGGCCCCGGGGGGAGGAATTTCATCGGGACGATCCTGGAAAAGGCGCGCAAAGGGGAGGCGCTGCGGGTGGCGTCGGACCAGACCGGGTGCCCCACCTTCACGGTGGACCTGGCGCGGGCGGTTCTCGCGCTGGTCGATGCGGGCGCGCGGGGGACCGTGAACTTTTCCAACGAGGGGGAGACGACCTGGTACGGCCTCGCGCGGTTCGTGCTGGCGCGCGCGCTCCCCGGCTACACGGCGCTCTCTCCTGCGGCGACCCGGGATCTGCCGTACCCCGCGCCCCGACCGGCGTACGCGGTTCTGTCCAAGGAGAAGTATCGCGGGATCACGGGGGAGACCCCGAGGCCGTGGGAAGCGGCGGTGATCGAATTCCTGGAATCGAAGGCGGGAGAGGTGCGCTGA